Proteins encoded together in one Psychrobacter sanguinis window:
- a CDS encoding DUF475 domain-containing protein: MRHFYFDFVFTAIALMVAAWWGYSLNGMTGLISALSITAILAVMEISLSFDNAVVNASVLKHWDKFWKMIFLTVGILIAVFGMRLIFPIVIVAVTADMGMREVIDLALNNPTEYSAKLMAHHAEISAFGGMFLLLVFLNFLFDDKEVHWFSWLERRLAKFGEVDAMSVFVALAILMLSLTWVNEAQTSAVLMAGVWGIIVYLGVQVVSGLLEGDLEEAEESLEKSGGAAVGSAVMKGGIAGFLYLEVLDASFSFDGVIGAFAITNDVIIIMLGLAIGAMFVRSMTIYLVDKGTLDEFIYLEHGAHYAIGALAIIMLLSMKFHVPELVTGLIGIAFIGLAILGSLKYRKDHA, from the coding sequence ATGAGACATTTTTATTTCGATTTTGTTTTTACAGCCATTGCTTTAATGGTTGCCGCATGGTGGGGTTATTCGTTAAATGGAATGACTGGCCTAATCAGTGCGCTGTCTATCACTGCAATTTTAGCAGTCATGGAGATATCTTTATCTTTTGATAACGCCGTGGTTAATGCCTCAGTATTAAAACACTGGGATAAGTTTTGGAAAATGATATTCCTGACCGTTGGTATCTTGATCGCCGTGTTTGGTATGCGATTGATTTTCCCCATTGTTATTGTGGCAGTTACTGCCGATATGGGTATGAGAGAGGTTATTGATTTGGCCTTAAATAACCCGACTGAATACTCTGCTAAGTTAATGGCTCATCATGCTGAAATTTCAGCCTTTGGTGGTATGTTCTTATTATTGGTCTTTTTGAACTTCCTGTTTGACGATAAAGAAGTGCATTGGTTTAGCTGGTTAGAACGCCGTCTTGCTAAATTTGGCGAAGTAGATGCTATGAGTGTGTTTGTGGCATTGGCTATTTTAATGCTGTCATTAACTTGGGTAAATGAAGCACAAACTTCGGCTGTGTTAATGGCAGGCGTGTGGGGAATTATTGTTTATCTAGGTGTACAAGTTGTGTCCGGATTGCTAGAAGGAGACCTAGAAGAAGCAGAAGAATCGCTCGAGAAGTCTGGTGGGGCAGCAGTCGGTAGCGCAGTTATGAAAGGCGGTATAGCGGGATTCTTATATCTTGAAGTACTTGATGCCTCTTTTAGTTTCGATGGGGTTATTGGTGCTTTTGCCATTACCAATGATGTTATTATCATTATGCTTGGTCTTGCTATCGGTGCGATGTTTGTTCGTTCTATGACCATTTATTTAGTAGACAAAGGTACGTTAGACGAGTTTATTTATCTTGAACACGGCGCGCACTATGCGATTGGTGCTTTGGCTATAATCATGCTACTGTCTATGAAGTTCCATGTGCCTGAACTGGTGACAGGGCTAATAGGTATTGCCTTTATCGGTTTAGCAATCTTAGGGTCTTTGAAATATCGTAAAGACCATGCATAG
- a CDS encoding TerD family protein gives MALSLSKGGNLSLTKTDPNLNKLLIGLGWDERATSGTDFDLDASVFLVNSMGKVRGDHDFIFYNQLKSDNGAVEHTGDNRTGEGDGDDEVIKVNLSQLPADVDKVVVTVTIHDAQQRNQNFGQVANAFIRVVNEETGVEVVRFDLAEDYSVETAMVFGEVYRHNSEWKFRAVGQGYSGGLQAMCHQYGVQI, from the coding sequence ATGGCTTTATCATTAAGTAAGGGCGGTAACTTATCGCTAACTAAGACGGACCCAAACCTTAATAAACTTTTGATTGGCTTAGGCTGGGATGAACGAGCAACATCTGGTACAGACTTTGACTTGGATGCTAGTGTATTCTTAGTGAATAGCATGGGTAAAGTTCGAGGTGATCACGATTTTATTTTTTATAATCAACTAAAGTCCGACAATGGTGCTGTTGAGCATACCGGCGACAACCGTACTGGTGAAGGCGATGGTGATGATGAAGTCATTAAAGTGAATTTATCTCAATTGCCTGCTGATGTTGATAAAGTAGTGGTAACAGTGACGATTCATGATGCTCAGCAGCGCAATCAAAACTTTGGTCAAGTTGCCAATGCCTTTATACGCGTGGTAAATGAAGAAACTGGGGTTGAAGTGGTCAGATTTGATTTGGCAGAAGATTACTCAGTTGAAACTGCTATGGTATTTGGCGAAGTGTATCGTCACAATAGCGAGTGGAAATTCCGAGCAGTGGGTCAAGGTTATTCGGGCGGCCTACAGGCAATGTGCCATCAGTATGGTGTTCAAATCTAG
- a CDS encoding TerD family protein: MAVNLQKGQKISLSKEAGGTLTQMKMGLGWDVAQSGTAKKGGFLGGLFGGGGSSNDSIDLDASCILFDANKQPVDAIWFNQLKSKDGSILHTGDNRTGAGDGDDEVINVDLSRVPASVQSMVFTVNSFTGQTFANVENAFCRIINASNNEEVARYNLSSQGNHTAMIMAKVYRHNGEWKMHAIGEIASGRTFNDLMPAIIPHA, from the coding sequence ATGGCAGTTAATTTACAAAAAGGACAGAAAATATCGCTAAGCAAAGAGGCAGGTGGCACACTAACCCAGATGAAAATGGGACTAGGTTGGGACGTGGCTCAGTCTGGAACGGCCAAAAAAGGTGGCTTTTTAGGCGGTCTTTTTGGTGGTGGCGGAAGTAGCAACGATAGTATTGATTTAGATGCCTCATGTATTCTTTTTGATGCCAACAAGCAGCCTGTTGATGCTATTTGGTTTAATCAATTAAAGTCTAAAGATGGCAGTATTTTGCACACTGGTGATAATCGCACGGGTGCAGGCGATGGTGATGATGAAGTGATTAACGTAGATTTGTCGCGAGTACCTGCTAGCGTACAGTCGATGGTCTTTACCGTTAATAGCTTTACTGGTCAGACATTTGCAAATGTTGAAAATGCATTTTGTCGTATCATAAATGCCAGTAACAACGAGGAAGTTGCCCGTTATAACTTATCTTCTCAAGGCAATCATACTGCGATGATTATGGCCAAAGTATATCGTCATAATGGTGAGTGGAAAATGCATGCCATTGGTGAGATTGCTTCAGGTCGTACTTTTAACGACTTAATGCCTGCTATTATCCCGCACGCTTAG
- a CDS encoding TIGR00266 family protein — translation MAATFSLIGTIEPFLHCNLKQGDSIYCEANAMVMMEQNLELKGKLQGGIMQSLARRFASDESLFQQEIIATNGEGDCLLAPTLDGDMQIIEVGDKQYNLSDGAFVAAQKSVEVKAEIQRNLGGAVFGDTGGFIIMKTQGVGQLVVSGFGSLFEIDVEPGNDVVIDNGHVVCWDSSLDYKLSLSTSKKKGFMSNIINSVTSGEGMVLNFSGQGKVIICSRNRANYQGWIQSILGTNSGGRGGGGGFLDNIL, via the coding sequence ATGGCGGCGACATTTAGCTTAATCGGTACTATCGAGCCTTTTTTACATTGTAATTTAAAACAGGGTGATTCTATCTATTGTGAAGCCAATGCCATGGTTATGATGGAGCAGAATTTAGAGCTTAAGGGAAAGCTGCAAGGGGGCATCATGCAGTCTTTAGCCCGTCGCTTTGCCAGTGATGAGTCATTATTTCAACAAGAAATTATCGCGACAAATGGTGAGGGTGATTGCCTTCTTGCGCCTACCCTTGATGGCGATATGCAGATTATTGAGGTAGGTGATAAACAGTATAATCTTAGTGATGGTGCTTTTGTTGCTGCTCAAAAAAGTGTTGAAGTCAAAGCTGAAATACAGCGTAATCTTGGCGGCGCAGTATTTGGTGACACTGGTGGTTTCATCATTATGAAGACTCAAGGTGTAGGCCAACTAGTGGTATCGGGTTTTGGGTCATTATTTGAGATCGACGTAGAGCCAGGCAATGATGTCGTGATTGATAATGGGCATGTGGTTTGCTGGGATTCAAGTCTAGATTACAAACTGTCTTTGTCTACTAGTAAGAAAAAAGGATTTATGAGTAATATCATAAACTCGGTGACCAGTGGCGAGGGGATGGTATTGAACTTCTCTGGTCAAGGTAAGGTTATTATCTGTTCTCGAAACCGTGCCAACTACCAAGGGTGGATTCAAAGTATTTTAGGCACTAATTCTGGCGGTCGCGGTGGCGGCGGTGGTTTTTTAGATAACATTCTTTAA
- a CDS encoding ShlB/FhaC/HecB family hemolysin secretion/activation protein encodes MQDNESRYRFSRTMISTTIGLSLSSLSILIAPIANAADLPDQQASQPTPTWKNTIEQQQAWQDSLKKQRIDSLRQSQSLEPTPDTTVIQPESTLDSKRSACLPIQRIELGAMPELSKAAQTKLRQHAEQISAISPLTESTAAIDQAQCISVTAANDLIRAITAAYLEAGFFKISIDPVQTGQGTSLWQVYVAKITNIDNQTDLPTSRLFGKLVNKPANMAILDQAVSNGERVIDGPLLLDIFPVGKDVRIQVTQQQQSGKINSDIEWRYDPDDSYGHNQIKLHSTLRNVFGQADLTSLTIQQSLTDHYGYDEDNQRRSASIYTLIPNGRWQWSALLAADEYTRSTKLLNSMLEQTGDSWQANLRGDYTFDRDQDSISTIYGQLAHQDVTSEVLGSQLDIQSPTLSSARIGATHTKLFNKRSKSDPRKFTTGAWVVDLSAEQGIGNHDNPATKQGLSDDYLRWLLSGYLSHQHPIIASGENKGYWQMTHELQGQYSNDQLYGISQQSLGSTYSGVRGIDKVYSAAESGASLRNTLSYEPMQSNWLTLGNQKIRWSPYIGADYGIVKASETDLKDDTSEAMSATLGLNFIGYDVKGTALDRRWLFDISASKADVDYADKRFDGTQDTEFSAALQLFF; translated from the coding sequence ATGCAGGATAATGAGAGCCGTTATCGCTTTAGTCGGACAATGATAAGCACCACAATAGGATTAAGTTTAAGTAGTTTGAGCATCTTAATCGCTCCCATCGCCAATGCGGCTGACTTACCTGATCAACAAGCATCACAGCCAACACCAACATGGAAGAACACTATAGAGCAGCAACAGGCTTGGCAAGACTCCCTCAAAAAGCAACGTATTGACTCATTACGACAGTCGCAATCGTTGGAGCCCACCCCCGATACAACAGTCATTCAACCAGAATCAACTTTAGATTCTAAGCGAAGCGCCTGTTTGCCAATACAGCGTATTGAGCTGGGAGCAATGCCAGAATTAAGCAAAGCGGCACAGACTAAGCTACGCCAACACGCTGAGCAAATATCGGCAATATCACCACTTACCGAATCCACCGCCGCCATTGATCAGGCTCAATGTATCTCGGTAACCGCTGCCAATGACTTAATTAGAGCTATTACAGCGGCTTATTTGGAAGCAGGGTTTTTTAAAATCTCCATTGACCCTGTTCAAACTGGGCAAGGGACGTCGCTTTGGCAAGTTTATGTGGCAAAAATTACCAACATTGATAATCAGACTGATTTACCCACCTCTCGCTTATTTGGAAAGTTAGTAAATAAGCCTGCGAATATGGCAATACTTGATCAAGCGGTAAGTAACGGTGAACGGGTCATAGATGGGCCGTTACTGCTCGATATCTTCCCCGTGGGTAAAGACGTTCGTATCCAAGTGACTCAGCAACAGCAGTCAGGAAAAATAAACAGCGATATAGAGTGGCGCTACGATCCAGATGATAGCTATGGTCATAATCAAATAAAGCTGCACAGCACTTTACGTAATGTCTTTGGCCAGGCTGACTTAACCTCACTGACGATACAACAAAGTTTGACAGACCATTATGGCTATGATGAGGACAATCAGCGCCGTAGTGCCAGCATTTATACGCTAATCCCTAATGGCCGTTGGCAGTGGTCAGCCTTGTTAGCTGCAGATGAATATACCCGCAGTACAAAATTGCTTAATTCAATGTTAGAACAGACGGGTGATAGTTGGCAGGCCAATTTACGTGGTGACTATACTTTTGATCGAGATCAAGACAGTATCTCCACAATATATGGACAGTTGGCTCACCAAGATGTCACCAGTGAAGTACTCGGTAGTCAATTAGATATTCAAAGTCCGACTCTAAGTAGTGCTCGTATTGGTGCCACTCATACTAAGTTATTTAATAAACGTTCAAAAAGTGACCCGAGAAAATTTACAACAGGAGCCTGGGTAGTCGATTTGAGTGCGGAGCAGGGGATTGGCAATCATGATAATCCGGCCACTAAGCAGGGGTTGAGTGATGACTATTTGCGTTGGTTATTATCAGGGTATTTGAGTCACCAGCATCCTATCATTGCCTCAGGCGAGAACAAAGGCTATTGGCAAATGACTCATGAGCTCCAAGGACAATATAGCAACGACCAGCTATATGGTATTTCTCAGCAATCCTTGGGGTCCACTTATTCTGGGGTCCGTGGTATCGATAAGGTTTACAGTGCTGCAGAATCTGGAGCCTCCTTACGTAATACGTTGAGTTATGAGCCTATGCAGTCCAATTGGTTAACCTTAGGCAACCAAAAGATACGTTGGTCGCCTTATATCGGAGCAGATTACGGGATAGTAAAAGCATCTGAAACCGATCTTAAAGATGATACCAGTGAAGCTATGAGTGCTACTTTAGGACTCAATTTTATAGGATATGATGTTAAAGGTACGGCACTTGATAGACGTTGGTTATTTGATATCAGCGCTAGTAAAGCGGATGTCGATTATGCCGATAAACGCTTTGACGGTACGCAAGATACTGAATTCTCTGCTGCTTTACAGTTGTTCTTTTAA
- a CDS encoding TerD family protein, which yields MSQYLIAGANAPIPTDTITVRISSDHPIDCAAYRLASSGKVRGDGDMVFYGQTQSDDGHVLFRGHDTDGFFDIQLMQQPSEIEKIALAFSSDKTLAQVGNVSVQVIQNNSILLNCQIEANNRTEKAVIVAECYRRQGAWKFRFISQGFDGGLKPLSEHFGVEIADTPTPSSSPSSQSTSTPPATNNHFNSNNHNNNAASNSNTPTRANSSINLSKISLTKSQSSINLKKQDSFGKMSINLDWNKNPNKSEAPKKGLLKDLFASRSKAIDLDLGALVVLKNGNKELIQALGERFGHLQQSPYVKLRGDDRTGEVAGGEWLDINGDEWSRIEEIYIFAYIYSGVPNWGQTDGVVTLHVPQQPPIETRLTEGESNLGMCAIARLVNQNGSINVERINRYFKGHQEMDKAFGWGLKWRTATK from the coding sequence ATGAGCCAATATTTAATTGCAGGTGCCAACGCCCCTATCCCAACAGATACCATAACCGTTCGTATCAGTAGTGACCATCCTATTGATTGTGCCGCTTATCGACTTGCCAGCTCAGGCAAAGTTCGAGGAGATGGTGATATGGTTTTTTATGGTCAAACACAGAGTGATGATGGTCATGTGCTTTTTAGAGGCCATGATACAGATGGCTTTTTTGACATTCAGCTCATGCAACAGCCTTCTGAAATAGAAAAGATAGCACTGGCATTTTCTAGTGACAAAACATTGGCACAAGTGGGTAATGTATCGGTTCAAGTGATTCAGAATAATTCGATATTGCTTAACTGCCAAATTGAGGCCAACAATCGTACTGAAAAGGCGGTAATAGTCGCAGAGTGTTACCGCCGTCAAGGGGCATGGAAATTTCGATTTATTTCTCAAGGATTCGATGGCGGTTTAAAGCCTTTGTCTGAACACTTTGGGGTAGAGATTGCAGACACACCCACTCCGAGCAGCTCGCCAAGTAGCCAATCAACTAGTACGCCACCTGCTACAAACAATCACTTTAATAGCAATAACCATAACAACAATGCAGCCTCTAACTCAAATACCCCTACCCGAGCCAATTCCTCTATTAATCTATCCAAAATCAGCTTAACCAAATCACAGTCGAGCATTAATCTTAAGAAGCAAGACAGCTTTGGCAAGATGTCAATTAACCTAGATTGGAATAAAAACCCCAATAAATCAGAGGCCCCTAAAAAAGGCTTACTCAAAGATTTGTTCGCTTCTAGGTCTAAAGCGATTGATTTAGACTTGGGCGCTTTGGTAGTACTGAAAAATGGCAATAAAGAATTAATTCAAGCATTAGGGGAAAGATTTGGTCATTTACAACAGTCCCCCTACGTTAAATTACGTGGTGATGACCGTACTGGCGAGGTTGCTGGCGGCGAATGGCTAGACATTAATGGTGATGAATGGTCTCGTATCGAGGAGATTTATATTTTTGCCTATATCTACTCAGGCGTACCAAACTGGGGGCAAACAGATGGCGTAGTTACCCTGCATGTACCTCAACAGCCACCTATTGAGACTCGACTCACTGAAGGTGAAAGTAACCTAGGCATGTGTGCCATCGCCCGACTGGTCAATCAGAACGGCAGTATTAATGTGGAACGTATTAATCGCTACTTTAAAGGGCATCAAGAAATGGACAAAGCTTTCGGCTGGGGACTTAAATGGAGAACAGCTACTAAATAG
- a CDS encoding TerD family protein produces the protein MAISLTKGGNVNLSKEAPGLTQMTIGLGWEPRATDGQDFDLDAIAFLLNDAGKVRNDQDFIFFNNLKSSDGSVEHTGDNRTGEGDGDDEAIKVNLANVPSDVTKIAVCAIIYEGQARNQNFGQVADAFIRVVNDNGNTEIARYDLSEDSSTETAMIFGEIYRHNGEWKFRAVGQGFSGGLGPLAASYGVAV, from the coding sequence ATGGCTATTAGCTTAACAAAAGGTGGTAATGTAAATTTGTCTAAAGAAGCCCCTGGTCTTACTCAGATGACCATCGGTCTTGGTTGGGAGCCTCGTGCAACAGATGGACAAGATTTCGATTTAGATGCCATTGCTTTTTTACTGAATGACGCAGGCAAAGTCCGCAATGATCAAGATTTCATATTTTTTAACAACTTAAAATCATCAGACGGTTCTGTAGAGCATACAGGTGATAACCGTACTGGTGAAGGTGACGGTGATGATGAGGCTATCAAAGTTAACCTAGCCAACGTACCAAGTGATGTGACTAAAATTGCGGTATGTGCGATTATTTATGAAGGTCAAGCCCGTAACCAGAACTTTGGACAAGTTGCAGATGCTTTCATTCGCGTGGTGAATGACAATGGCAATACTGAAATTGCTCGTTATGACTTGTCAGAAGACAGCAGCACTGAAACAGCCATGATATTTGGCGAAATTTATCGCCACAATGGCGAGTGGAAATTCCGTGCCGTTGGTCAAGGCTTTAGCGGTGGATTAGGTCCATTAGCTGCGTCTTATGGCGTTGCTGTTTAG